The nucleotide sequence GTAGCTCTTGAGCCGCGAGCGGTATTCGTGCTCGAAGGTGCGAAGCTCCTCCAGCCGCTTCTCCAGCGCTGCCTTGCGCTGCTCCAGCTGGGTGGTGATCTGGGCGGCGCGCTGCTCGGCTTCCTGAACGGTGTTCGACGCACGTGACTGCGATTCCCGATCGAGCTGCTCGGCACGCTGCTGAGCTTCGGAAACGGTCTTCTCGTGGAACGCGCGGGCCTCGGCCTGCACGCGATCCTGGTGGGCCTTGGCGTCGGCCACGGTCTTCTCGTGGTGCGCCTTGGCTGCGGCGGTCTGTTCGTCGGCGGCCTGCTGGGCCAGGGCCAGCACCCGTTCGGCCTGCGCCAACTGGTTGACGCCAGCCGCAACGGGAGCACCGCCGGCGGCCTGCCCGCCCTGAGCCGGAGCCTGAGCCGCCGCGGCCTGAGCCTGCTGAGCAGCCTGCCGGGCCTGGGCCGTCTCCTGCTGGGCTCGGTTGAGTGCACCCTCGAGCTCGGAGGCTCGAGCGGTTGCTCGCTGCAGCTCCTCGCGGGCCGAGGCCAGCGCGGCGGCGTCACCACCGGCGGCGGTTGCCCGCTGCCGCGACGCGGCCACTTCCTGCTGGGCCGCGGCCAGGTCCTGCTGCGCCTTGGTCTGCGCCTGCTTGGTCTGGTTCAGGCTGCCTTCCAGCTCCTGAACGCGCGACTGCAGCTTGTTGATCTCCTCGCGCGCTCCGTTGAGAGCCGCGGCGTCGCCGCCGCCTCCCTGCGCGGCAGCGGCCGCTGGAGCAGCGGCGGGAGCAGCGCCACCCTTGTCGGCGCGATCGCGCAGGTCCTTGTTCTCGTCGATCAGGCGAGCGAGCTCGACCTCGATGATATCGAGGAAGGCGTCGACCTCCTCCTCGTCGTACCCGCGCTTGCCGATCGGGGGCTTCTTGAAGACCACATTGTGGACTTCGGCGGGAGTCAAAGGCATCGATTCACCTCATGTGTTGTCAGACGTTGCGCTCCAGTTGGAGCACCGCAAACTCGAGATCGGACGGGTGGACGGAACAGCTGGTCTAACACGGGCACCAAGAAAGGTAACCGCTGAACACCCGATTGGTTAAGTCGGGGCATCACGAGGATACCGATCATGTAGGTCAGGACCACGCACGACGTGCCAATCCCGACTACAACCTAGACCCGAAGCGGTTCGGGACGTCAATGACCGGCCGCCCTCAGCGAGCGGGACCATAGGCCGAAGTGGCCAGTGATCCGACGATCTGCTGAAGGATGTAGATGATCACGAAGAGCACGATCACGCTGACGTCGATGCTCATCCCGCCGACCCTCAGGGGCGGAATCAGACGTCGGAGCAGCTTCATCGGGGGGTCCGTGATGCTGTAGACCACCTCGAGCCCGATCGCGGCCACGCCGGCCGGACGCCATGAGCGGGCGAAGCTGCGGGTGAACTCCACGATCAGGCGCGCGACCACGAGCAGGTAGAACACCAGGAGCAGCAACCCGAGGGATGCCCAAAACGTCGCCATGCGGTAAGTGTTCCATCTCTCGTCGGGCAGCGTTCGGACAGGCCCGTCCGCGGCCAGCCGGCCGAGCGCTGGACCCGCCCGCTAGCTCTGGTTGTAGAAGCCGCCTTCGACGATCCGCTGCTTGTCCGCCGCGGTGACCGAGACATTATGCGGGCTGAGCAGGAAGACCTTGGGAGTGACCCGCTCGATGCTTCCGTGCAGGCCAAAGGTCAAACCCGCGGCGAAGTCGACGAGCCGCTTGGCGTCGGCGTCGTCCATCTCGGTCAGGTTCATGATCACCGGGGTGCCGCCGCGGAACTGCAACCCGATCGTCTTGGCCTCGTTGTACGTCCTCGGGTGCAGCGTGGTGATGCGCTGCAACGGCTGCGGCTCGTAGGCGGCCTCGAAGCCGTATTCCTCCTCGTACCCCTCGGCGTGGGTGTCGTGGGTCGTTGCGGCGTCGTACCCGCGCGGCGGGCTCACCTCGACCTCCCGCCGACCGGTGTACTGCGGGTCGCGGGCCAAAGCACCGTAGGACTCGGTGCCTTCCGGGTATTCGTCGTCCTCGACGAGTCCCAGGTAGACGCCCATCTTCCGAAAGGCTGTCGCCATTTCGTCCTCCTGTGTCGGTACTGCCCGTTACTTGTCACGCCGCGGGCGTTGTTCGGCTGGAGCCTCGGAGCCCGCTTCGAGGCGACGTTAGCCGATGGTGGGCTTACGAGGGCCGAGCAACGCCGTACCGATTCGTACGTGTGTCGCGCCATGTTCGATCGCACTGTCCAGGTCGGCCGACATCCCTGCCGAGATCATGGTCGCTCCCCCGTGCTGGGCTCGCAACGCGGCCGAGAGTTGAAGCAATTCGCTGAATGCGTCGGCTGGATCGCGATCCTGCGGCGGCACGCTCATCACGCCGGCCACGACGAGCTCTGGCCGCGAGGCGACCTGATCAGCCAGCGCGAGCAGGTCCCCGGGCCGCACGCCACCTCGTTCGGAGGCGCCGGACGGTCCCGCGATCGTGTTGACATCGTTGACATCGAGGCTGACCTGCAGCAGCACCGCGAGCGGCGCCCGATCGGCCGCACGCACCCCGTTGGCCAGAGCATCCACCAGCGCCGCCCGGTCGACGCTGTGCACGACGTCCGCGTAGCTCGCGACCGAGCGGGCCTTGTTCGTCTGCAACCGGCCGACGAAGTGCCACGAAACCGGCGATGGGCTGAGGTCGGCGAACTCGGCAGCCTTGGTCGAGGCGTCCTGGTCACGGCTTTCCCCGAAATCGGTCACCCCGGCCTCGGCGAGAGCGAGGACGTCGGCCACCGGGAAGAACTTCGTGACCGCGATCAAGGTGATCGTGTTCGGATCGCGACCGGCCCGTTCGGCAGCGGTCGCGATCCGAAGTCGAACCGCGCGCAGGTTCGCCCGCAACTCAGCGGCGCGGTCAGGTGCGCTCATCGACACCATCTGACCGCTCGGTCCTGCACGCAGGCATCGCCCTACTTGAGGAAGTCGGGAACGTCGAGTTCGTCCTCGTCGACCTGGACGGGCTTGCGTATCTGCGGGGCCGGCGTCCAGGTCGCTCCCGGCGTGCCGGGGATCGGCGTGGGCGGGTTGCTGGCCGGCTTGGGCGTCGTCGAGGTCGTAGCCGACAGGCTGGATCCGCCGGCGCCGGTGATCGCGCCCGCTTCGTCACGGCGGGGCTCCACCTTCTTGTAAGGAAGCTGGCCCGAATCGAAACCGGCCGCGATCACCGTGACCTTGACCTCGTCACCGAGGGTGTCGTCGATGACGGCACCGAAGATGATGTTTGCGTCCGGGTGAGCGGCCTCGGCAACCAGGGAAGCGGCATCGTTGATCTCGAACAGGCCGAGATCGGATCCGCCGTAGATCGACAGCAGAACGCCGTGCGCGCCCTCCATCGATGCCTCCAGCAGCGGCGAGGCGATGGCCATCTCGGCCGCGGCCCGCGCGCGCCCGTCGCCGCGGGCCGAACCGATGCCCATCAACGCCGAGCCCGCTCCGCTCATGACGCTCTTGACGTCGGCGAAATCGAGGTTGATCAGGCCCGGGGTGGTGATGAGATCGGTGATGCCCTGGACACCGGACAGCAGCACCTGGTCAGCGCTGCGGAAGGCGTCCATGACGGAGACGTTGTGGTCGGAGATCTGCAGCAGGCGATCGTTCGGGATCACGATCAGCGTGTCGCACTCGCTGCGGAGTTGTTCGATGCCGGTCTCGGCCTGGGTCGCCCGCTTCTTGCCCTCGAAGGAGAACGGACGGGTCACCACGCCGATGGTCAGGGCGCCGAGCTTGCGGGAGATGCTGGCGATGACCGGGGCACCGCCGGTACCCGTGCCGCCACCCTCACCTGCGGTGACGAACACCATGTCGGCACCCTTGAGCACCTCTTCGATCTCGTCGCGATGGTCTTCTGCGGCCTTGCGGCCCACCTCGGGCTGAGCGCCGGCGCCGAGGCCGCGGGTCAGCTCGCGGCCGACGTCGAGTTTGACGTCGGCGTCGGACATCAACAGCGCCTGTGCGTCGGTGTTCACGGCGATGAACTCGACACCCTTGAGGCCCTGTTCGATCATCCGGTTGACGGCGTTGACACCTCCGCCACCGACGCCGACGACCTTGATGACGGCGAGGTAGTTGTGCGGGGCGGTCACGAGGCCACCACGCTGGATTCGTGCTGTGGCTGTGCGGTCATGACTCTCCTGCTTTCGATCGGCGGCCCGGAAACTCTCACCCTCAGGTAGACCCTTAACGTTATGTCAACCTGAGCGCTATCCCGAAAGGTAGTTCCCGAAGCGTCAAGGGCAAGCGAGGCGCGCCGCGACACGCCCCATTTCCAACGGCCGGATCGCCCCGCTCAGCGAGAGATGACGCTGCTCGGATCGCTGATGTCGAAATAGCTGCCAGGACGTCCCAGCAGGGCGGGCAGCAGCCTGGCCTTGTCGGCGTTGCCATCCATGCCGCCCCACAGCACCGTCCGGCCATCGCGCAGCACGAGCGTGACCGCCTCCGCGCTGAGCGCCGAGATTCGGGCGACCGATGATCGAACGGGCCCGTTCAGCGCGCCGGAAACCTGAGCGATCTCGGAGTCCAGCGCGTCGCTGCCGCTGCTGATCAGCACGGGCAATGCCTTGGGAGTGCTGCTCAAAGTCCGGAACGCCACATCGTCGACGTCGACCTCGACCGTGGCCCCGGCCAGCATCCGGTATCCCACGCCCACTCGCTCGGTGATCGCGATCGTCACGGTCGAGGGGTAACTGGTACTGACCCGAACCGAACGCACCACGGGCAACTTCGCCACGCGGCGCTCGATCGCCGCGGTGTCCAGCCGCACCAACGGTGTGCCAGGCCGGATAGCCGCACTCGCGCGGATCTGTCCCGGCGAGAGCAGCCGCGTACCGGTCACCTGAACCGTCGACACCCCCAGCAGCGAGGAGAACGCCACGACCCAGACCGCGAGCACGACGGTGAACACTAACGCGCCGATCCAGAGCCAACGCCGCACGCCTGAGCGGGGGTGAGCCTCGGTCGGGGCGGGTCGCTCAGCCACAGTCGTCATTGCTCGCCGCCGGTGCCGGGTTGCCCATCGCCGAGAAGAGCCAGGATCTCGGCACACAACAGATGGACGTCACCGATTCCCATCGTCATGACGACGTCGCCGGCCCGACTGAGCGCGGCGACCCGGCCGGCGGTGTCCGACCAGCGAGGTTCGTAGACGAGGCGGTCCGCCGGCAGCGGAATGCGTTCTGCGATCAGGGCACCGGTGACGCCGGGAATCGGTTCCTCCCGGGCGGGAAAGATGTCCATCACCACCGCGACGTCAGCGATCGCCAAAGCCTCGGCGAACTCCTGCGCAAAGGTCTGGGTTCTGCTGAAGGTCCCGGGTTGGAAGATGGCGACCAGCCGACCACGGCCACCGTCGGGCGCCGCGTGCTCTCCGATGATCGACCGCGCCGCGGACAGGGCAGCTCGCACCTCGGTGGGGTGGTGGGCGTAGTCGTCATAGACCCGCACTCCCCCGGCTTCGCCGTGGAACTCGAACCGGCGATGCACCCCCTGGAATTCACGCCAGATCTGCTCGACCCGATACGGATCGAAGCCGAGTTCGACGGCCACCGCGAAAGCAGCGGCGGCATTGAGGGCCATGTGACGGCCGAGCAACGAGCCGATCCGCAGCCGGTGGGAACGGCCCGAGGCCAGGCGCACCGTGAACTCGACGGAGTCCGGATGCTCGATGATGTCGCCGACACGGACGTCGGCGTCATCCGCGGTGCCGTAGGTGCGCACGGGCACCCCTTGCGCTCGCGCGTAGTCGGCGATCCGGCGCGCCCCGGCATCGTCGGCGCAGGCCAGCAGCAGACCCCCGCTGGGCGAGGAACGGTCGATACGGTCGACGAAGAGCTCGAACGCGCGAAAGACTCCTTCGAGGTCACCGTGATTTTCCAGATGATCGGCTTCGACGTTGGTCACGATGGCCAGTTCCGGCCGTAGGAGCAGGAACGAGCCGTCACTCTCGTCCGCCTCGACGATGAACAGTTCGCCGCTGCCGGCGTGCGCGTTCAATCCCGACTCGTAGAGGTTTCCCCCTATGGCGAAGGACGGATCGAGTCCGCAGGCCTGGGCGGCGACGGTGAGCAGCGAGGTCGTCGTGGTCTTGCCGTGGGTGCCGGCGATGGCGACCGCGCGCTTGCCGGTGATCATCGCGGCCAGGCCGGTCGCGCGCCGTATGACCCGCAGACCGCGGGACCTGGCCGCGGCGAGCATCTCGTGCCTGGGATTGATGGCGGTGGTGTACACGAGCGTGTCGGTGTCGTCGAGCAGGCTGAGCGGATGGCCGATCGTGACGGGAATCCCCAGTGCCCGCAGGGCGGTCACGGTGACCGAATCACGGCCTTCGCTCCCGGACACGTCCAGACCTCGGTCGAGCATGATCCGCGCCAGACCACTCATGCCGGCGCCGGCGATACCCATGATGTGGACGCGACCCAGGTCCTCGGCGGCGGGGATCTGCTCGGTCGCGGCGGAGGCGACCAGCGCGGCCCCAGGGGCCTGCCAACCTTCGGGTCGCTGGTAGCTGGATTGGCTGCGGGTAGCTGCATCCGGCAGCCACTGGCGAGGCCCCGCACCGGCGTCGTCGGACGACGCCGTGGACGAGCTGTCGGATTCCTCAGGAGTGGTGACCACGCGCCACCTCCAATACCGCTCGTGCCATTGTCTCACCGGCGTGGCGGGTGCCCGCGCCGCGAGCCGCAGCGGTCATGGCCGACAACCGAGACGGGTCGAGCAGCACTCCCACGACGTTGTCGGCCACCCATTCGGGCGTGCACTCGGCGTCGCTGACGAGCAGTCCCCCGCCGGCTGCGACGATCGGCTCCGCGTTGAGGCGTTGCTCCCCGCCGCGTAGCGGTAGGGGCACGTAGGCGGCGGGAAGTCCCACGGCCGTGAGTTCGGCGCAGGTCATGGCACCGGAACGGCACAGCACGAAGTCGGCGGCCGCGTAGGCGTCGGCCATCGTCTCCAGATACGGCAGCACCCGGTAAGGAGCGTGACCCGCGGTGCGCTCCGGGGCCAGGACGGGATTCTTGGGACCGGCGATGTGCAGTACCTGCACGCCCGCGGCCTCGAACGCCGGGGCGGCTCCGAGGGCGGCACCGTTGATGCGCTGCGCGCCCTGCGAGCCTCCGGTCACCAGGAGCGTCGGCCGATCGGCGTCCAGCTTCAGCTTGCTTCGCGCGGCCGGGCGCGCCGCGGTCCGGTCGAGTTCGGTGATCGCCGGCCGCAGCGGGATCCCGATCGCGACACCGTGGCGGATCCTGACCGAGTCCGACGCGGTGAAAACGTGCGTGGTCAGGCGAGCCGCAAGCCGATTGGCGACGCCGGTACGGGCGTTGGCCTCGTGCACCACGATCGGAATCCCGCGTCGGCGAGCGGCGAGGTAGGCGGGGACCGCGACGTAGCCACCAAAGCCGACGACAACATCTGCCCCGACACGATCAAGAACGGCTGCGGCCGCGGCGACCGCCGCCCGCAGCTTGCCCGGCGTCTGAAGCAGCGCCTTGCCCGGCCTGCGCGGCAGCGGTACCGGCGGGATCAACTCCAGCGGGTATCCGCGGGCCGGAATCAGCGTCGTGTCCAGGCCGCGTTCGGTGCCCAGCGCCGTGATTCGGACGCTTGGCTCCAGTCTGCGGATGGCGTCGGCAACGTTCATCGCCGGCTCGATGTGACCGGCCGAATGGCCGCCGGCGATCACCACCGACAGGCCGGCTGATGCCGTCATCGGCCTCGGCCATTCTCGGTTCCGGTCGGGCGGAGGGCGTCCGCGCGGGCAGCGGCGGTCGAGCGTTGAGTCGTGGCAGGTGCAGCCGCGCGCTGAGCAGCCGCGCGTTGAGTCGCGCGTTGAGTCGTGTGAGGTGCCGCCGCGCGCTGAGCAGCCGTGCGTTGAGTAGTCGGAGGAGTTGCCGCGCGTTGAGTCGCGGTGCGCGGACGTCCCGCGGCGCGGCCGGAACCAGCCTCGCTCGTCGTGACACCCGAGGTACGGCTGCCGGCTGGGCGCACCTTGCGACGTACGACATCGGTGACGGCCGCCGGTCGGCCGAGGCGCAACCACCGGACCCAGCGCGGCGTCAGCCCGGCAGCCGCGGTCGTCGCCGCGGCACTCACCGCGGCTGGCTCGTGGCGCGCGAAGGACACGAGCATGCCCAGCACGCCGCAGGTGAGGATCAGCGACGTACCGCCGTTGGAGATGAACGGCAGCGGAATGCCGGTGACCGGCAGCAGCGCGGTCACATAACCGATGTTGATGAGGGCCTGGCCGGCGATCCAGATCGCGGTTCCGGCGGCGACCAGCCTGATGAACGCGTCGTTGCTGCGGAAGGCGATGCGCAGCGCGGCGTAGGTGAACAGGGCGAACAGGAGCAGCACGGCGGTGGTGCCGAGCAGGCCCAGCTCCTCTCCGACGACGGCGAAGACGTAGTCGGTGTTCGCGTTGGGTACCCAGCCGTACTTGAGGGTGCCGCGGCCGAGCCCGACACCGAAGACGCCGCCCGAGGACAGCGCCCACAACCCGTGCAGAGCCTGGAATCCGTGATGCTGCGGATCGAGGTTCGGATGCAGGAATGTCGTCAGGCGTTGCAACCGGTACGGCTCGGTCACGGCCATCACGGTGACCGCCCCGGCGATCAGGAGCACGATCACCGCGAAGAAACGAAACGGCAGGCCAACGGTCCAGAGCAGCCCGATGAGCAGCAGCATGAAGCACAGGCTCGTGCCGAGATCGGGTTCCATCATGACCAGGCCGATGATGGCGAGGAACCCAGGCACGAGCGGAACCAGCACGTGCCGGGCACTGTGCAGCGACTGCAGGGACTCCTTGCGCGCCAGCAGGTCTGCCCCCCAGAGCAGAACCGCCAGCTTGGCGAACTCCGAGGGCTGAACCGTGAACGGACCGAGCTGCAGCCAGCGGTGAGCGCCGTTGATCGTGACGCCGACCCCGGGAATGAGCACGCCGAGCAGCGCGACCAGCGCCAGGGCGAGGACGGGATAGGCCAGGCGCCGGTAGACGCGCGGTGGTATCCGCATCGCGAACCAGAACACCGGGACGCTCATGGTCAGGAACTCCGCCTCGCGGATGAGCTGGGACCAGATGTTGTCGCCGGTCGTGTGCAGCGAGGCCGAGATGGTCGTCGAGGCCGACATGAGCAGGCCGAAGAACAGCAATCCGCCGCCGGCGAAGGCGAGCAGTTGCAGGGAGGCGTACGGGCTCTCCAGGTAGCGGCCGGACGCACGGACGACCCGGGTGTCCGACACCCGGGAACGGATTCCGTTGATCACCGCGGCTGCTCCGGCGGCACCGGCCCCGTCACGGCACCGGGAAGTTGCCCGACCGCGCGGGCGAACGACTCACCGCGGGCGGAGTAGCTCGCGAACATGTCCAGTGATGCCCCGGCAGGCGCGAGCAGAACGACGTCGGAGGCGTGCGCCAGCGACGCCGCGGCCGCGACGACTTCCTGCATGGCCCCATCGTCCGTCCTTGACACGGTGATCACGGGGACATCCGGCGCGTGTCGCGCGAGAGCAGACGCGATCAGGTCCCGGTCCTGGCCCAGCAGGACCGCCGCGCGTAGCCGGGGGGCATGCCGGTCGACCAACTCGGCGATCGGAGCGCCCTTGAGCTGGCCGCCGGCGATCCAGACGACCGAGGGATAGGCGGCGAGCGAGGCATCGGCCGCGTGCGGGTTCGTCGCCTTGGAGTCGTCCACGTAGTCCACGTCGGAGACGGTCGCGACCAGCTGGTTTCGGTGCGGATCCGGTACGAAGGCCCGCAACCCGGCCGCGATCTGCTCCGGGCCCACGCCGGCCGTTTCAGCCAGCGCCGCGGCCGCGAGCGCGTTGGCCACGTTGTGCTCCCCCGGTGGCCGGATCTCGGCGGCGGGCAGGAGCACCCGGCCCTGGGCATCGCGAAGCAACCCGTCCACCACCCCGTAGCTGCCCGGACCGCCGTGGTGGGTGGAGAAGGTCAGCCTCGACGTTGCGGCCTCCTCCAACCGAGCCAGCACCGTCGGATCGTCCGCGTTGCCGATCGCGGTGTCACCGGCGAAGACCTTGGTCTTCTCCCGGGCGTAGGCCGACATCGTCCCGTGCCAGTCGAGGTGATCCGGTGCCACGTTGAGCAGGGCTCCGGCCAGGGGCGCGATCGTGGCCGAGTGGTGCAGCTGGAAGCTGGAGGCCTCCACGGCAAGCACGTCGTAGCCGGGGTCGGCCAGCACGGCGTCGATGATCGGCACGCCCACGTTGCCGACCGCCAACGCTCGGAGGCCGGCCGACCGCAGCACGGCCTCGAGCATTCGCACGGTCGTGGTCTTGCCGTTGGTTCCGGTGATCATCAACCAGGCGGCGGGGTCGTTGCCCCTGATCCGCCAGGCGAATTCGAGCTCTCCGAAGACCGGCAGCCCGCGCTGGTAGGCCTGCTGAAGCAGGAACTGGTCGGGACGCAGTCCGGGCGAGGTCACGACGAGATCGATACCGTCGGGAATCACCTCGACGGCACCGAGGAATTCGGCCCCCTCAGGCAGGCCGCCGCCGAGCCGAGCCGGGCCGGCGTCGGTCACGAGCACCGAGCAACCAAGCCGGACGAGGGCCCGGGCCGCGGAGGCACCCGCCACCCGCGCGCCGAGGACGAGCGCCCGGGCTCCGGCGAATTCCAGCCGGTCGGCGAATCGGGGCGAGGACGCGGCGCGCTCGGCCGGAGTCGGAACGGTCGAGGCGTCAGTCATCCGTAGGAGACGAATTCCGCGTAGAACAAGCCCATTCCGAACGCGACCGCGAGCCCCCCGACGATCCAGAACCGGACGATCGTGGTCACCTCGTCCCAACCACCCAGTTCGAAGTGATGGTGGAACGGCGCCATTCGGAACACGCGCCGGCCGGTGCCGGTCTTGATCCGGGTGAACTTGAACCAGCCCGTCTGGATCACGCTCGACAGGGTTACCACGGCGAACAGGCCACCCAGCACGACGAGCAGCAGTTCGGTCCGCGACAGGATCGCCAAGCCGGCCATCAGTCCGCCCAGGGCCATCGAACCCGTATCGCCCATGAAGATCTGCGCCGGCGAGGCGTTCCACCACAGGAAGCCGAAACAGGCACCCATCGCCGCGGCCGCGATGAGCGCCAGGTCCTGCGGATCTCGCACGATGTAACAGCCGGCCGGATGCCGCACGCCGCAGACGTTCTTGAACTGGATGAAGGTGATCAGGGTGTAGGCGCCCATCACCATCGCGGCGCTGCCCGCCACCAGCCCGTCCATCCCGTCGGTCAGGTTCACCGCGTTCGTGGTGGCTGTGACGATGAGGTAGGCCAGCACGAGGAAGCCGACCACGCCGAGGGAGAGCGGGGCGAGATCGCGAACGTAGGAAAGGTGTTTCGACGCCGGGGTCAGGCCGTTGTGTGCCT is from Jatrophihabitans telluris and encodes:
- a CDS encoding DivIVA domain-containing protein, with amino-acid sequence MPLTPAEVHNVVFKKPPIGKRGYDEEEVDAFLDIIEVELARLIDENKDLRDRADKGGAAPAAAPAAAAAQGGGGDAAALNGAREEINKLQSRVQELEGSLNQTKQAQTKAQQDLAAAQQEVAASRQRATAAGGDAAALASAREELQRATARASELEGALNRAQQETAQARQAAQQAQAAAAQAPAQGGQAAGGAPVAAGVNQLAQAERVLALAQQAADEQTAAAKAHHEKTVADAKAHQDRVQAEARAFHEKTVSEAQQRAEQLDRESQSRASNTVQEAEQRAAQITTQLEQRKAALEKRLEELRTFEHEYRSRLKSYLESQLHDLDASGGTDPQAQQAQQPAEAENRG
- a CDS encoding YggT family protein → MATFWASLGLLLLVFYLLVVARLIVEFTRSFARSWRPAGVAAIGLEVVYSITDPPMKLLRRLIPPLRVGGMSIDVSVIVLFVIIYILQQIVGSLATSAYGPAR
- a CDS encoding cell division protein SepF, yielding MATAFRKMGVYLGLVEDDEYPEGTESYGALARDPQYTGRREVEVSPPRGYDAATTHDTHAEGYEEEYGFEAAYEPQPLQRITTLHPRTYNEAKTIGLQFRGGTPVIMNLTEMDDADAKRLVDFAAGLTFGLHGSIERVTPKVFLLSPHNVSVTAADKQRIVEGGFYNQS
- a CDS encoding YggS family pyridoxal phosphate-dependent enzyme; protein product: MSAPDRAAELRANLRAVRLRIATAAERAGRDPNTITLIAVTKFFPVADVLALAEAGVTDFGESRDQDASTKAAEFADLSPSPVSWHFVGRLQTNKARSVASYADVVHSVDRAALVDALANGVRAADRAPLAVLLQVSLDVNDVNTIAGPSGASERGGVRPGDLLALADQVASRPELVVAGVMSVPPQDRDPADAFSELLQLSAALRAQHGGATMISAGMSADLDSAIEHGATHVRIGTALLGPRKPTIG
- the ftsZ gene encoding cell division protein FtsZ; its protein translation is MTAPHNYLAVIKVVGVGGGGVNAVNRMIEQGLKGVEFIAVNTDAQALLMSDADVKLDVGRELTRGLGAGAQPEVGRKAAEDHRDEIEEVLKGADMVFVTAGEGGGTGTGGAPVIASISRKLGALTIGVVTRPFSFEGKKRATQAETGIEQLRSECDTLIVIPNDRLLQISDHNVSVMDAFRSADQVLLSGVQGITDLITTPGLINLDFADVKSVMSGAGSALMGIGSARGDGRARAAAEMAIASPLLEASMEGAHGVLLSIYGGSDLGLFEINDAASLVAEAAHPDANIIFGAVIDDTLGDEVKVTVIAAGFDSGQLPYKKVEPRRDEAGAITGAGGSSLSATTSTTPKPASNPPTPIPGTPGATWTPAPQIRKPVQVDEDELDVPDFLK
- a CDS encoding cell division protein FtsQ/DivIB; translated protein: MAERPAPTEAHPRSGVRRWLWIGALVFTVVLAVWVVAFSSLLGVSTVQVTGTRLLSPGQIRASAAIRPGTPLVRLDTAAIERRVAKLPVVRSVRVSTSYPSTVTIAITERVGVGYRMLAGATVEVDVDDVAFRTLSSTPKALPVLISSGSDALDSEIAQVSGALNGPVRSSVARISALSAEAVTLVLRDGRTVLWGGMDGNADKARLLPALLGRPGSYFDISDPSSVISR
- the murC gene encoding UDP-N-acetylmuramate--L-alanine ligase, which gives rise to MVTTPEESDSSSTASSDDAGAGPRQWLPDAATRSQSSYQRPEGWQAPGAALVASAATEQIPAAEDLGRVHIMGIAGAGMSGLARIMLDRGLDVSGSEGRDSVTVTALRALGIPVTIGHPLSLLDDTDTLVYTTAINPRHEMLAAARSRGLRVIRRATGLAAMITGKRAVAIAGTHGKTTTTSLLTVAAQACGLDPSFAIGGNLYESGLNAHAGSGELFIVEADESDGSFLLLRPELAIVTNVEADHLENHGDLEGVFRAFELFVDRIDRSSPSGGLLLACADDAGARRIADYARAQGVPVRTYGTADDADVRVGDIIEHPDSVEFTVRLASGRSHRLRIGSLLGRHMALNAAAAFAVAVELGFDPYRVEQIWREFQGVHRRFEFHGEAGGVRVYDDYAHHPTEVRAALSAARSIIGEHAAPDGGRGRLVAIFQPGTFSRTQTFAQEFAEALAIADVAVVMDIFPAREEPIPGVTGALIAERIPLPADRLVYEPRWSDTAGRVAALSRAGDVVMTMGIGDVHLLCAEILALLGDGQPGTGGEQ
- a CDS encoding UDP-N-acetylglucosamine--N-acetylmuramyl-(pentapeptide) pyrophosphoryl-undecaprenol N-acetylglucosamine transferase, which produces MTASAGLSVVIAGGHSAGHIEPAMNVADAIRRLEPSVRITALGTERGLDTTLIPARGYPLELIPPVPLPRRPGKALLQTPGKLRAAVAAAAAVLDRVGADVVVGFGGYVAVPAYLAARRRGIPIVVHEANARTGVANRLAARLTTHVFTASDSVRIRHGVAIGIPLRPAITELDRTAARPAARSKLKLDADRPTLLVTGGSQGAQRINGAALGAAPAFEAAGVQVLHIAGPKNPVLAPERTAGHAPYRVLPYLETMADAYAAADFVLCRSGAMTCAELTAVGLPAAYVPLPLRGGEQRLNAEPIVAAGGGLLVSDAECTPEWVADNVVGVLLDPSRLSAMTAAARGAGTRHAGETMARAVLEVARGHHS
- the ftsW gene encoding putative lipid II flippase FtsW; this translates as MINGIRSRVSDTRVVRASGRYLESPYASLQLLAFAGGGLLFFGLLMSASTTISASLHTTGDNIWSQLIREAEFLTMSVPVFWFAMRIPPRVYRRLAYPVLALALVALLGVLIPGVGVTINGAHRWLQLGPFTVQPSEFAKLAVLLWGADLLARKESLQSLHSARHVLVPLVPGFLAIIGLVMMEPDLGTSLCFMLLLIGLLWTVGLPFRFFAVIVLLIAGAVTVMAVTEPYRLQRLTTFLHPNLDPQHHGFQALHGLWALSSGGVFGVGLGRGTLKYGWVPNANTDYVFAVVGEELGLLGTTAVLLLFALFTYAALRIAFRSNDAFIRLVAAGTAIWIAGQALINIGYVTALLPVTGIPLPFISNGGTSLILTCGVLGMLVSFARHEPAAVSAAATTAAAGLTPRWVRWLRLGRPAAVTDVVRRKVRPAGSRTSGVTTSEAGSGRAAGRPRTATQRAATPPTTQRTAAQRAAAPHTTQRATQRAAAQRAAAPATTQRSTAAARADALRPTGTENGRGR
- the murD gene encoding UDP-N-acetylmuramoyl-L-alanine--D-glutamate ligase, producing the protein MTDASTVPTPAERAASSPRFADRLEFAGARALVLGARVAGASAARALVRLGCSVLVTDAGPARLGGGLPEGAEFLGAVEVIPDGIDLVVTSPGLRPDQFLLQQAYQRGLPVFGELEFAWRIRGNDPAAWLMITGTNGKTTTVRMLEAVLRSAGLRALAVGNVGVPIIDAVLADPGYDVLAVEASSFQLHHSATIAPLAGALLNVAPDHLDWHGTMSAYAREKTKVFAGDTAIGNADDPTVLARLEEAATSRLTFSTHHGGPGSYGVVDGLLRDAQGRVLLPAAEIRPPGEHNVANALAAAALAETAGVGPEQIAAGLRAFVPDPHRNQLVATVSDVDYVDDSKATNPHAADASLAAYPSVVWIAGGQLKGAPIAELVDRHAPRLRAAVLLGQDRDLIASALARHAPDVPVITVSRTDDGAMQEVVAAAASLAHASDVVLLAPAGASLDMFASYSARGESFARAVGQLPGAVTGPVPPEQPR